In one window of Kitasatospora sp. MMS16-BH015 DNA:
- a CDS encoding glycerophosphodiester phosphodiesterase has translation MPPVLPERSTVKVVAHRGSSAAEPEHTLAAYARAIEEGADALECDVRLTADEQLVCVHDRTVARTSNGTGVVSTMTLAQLEQLDFGSWKTGSGPQPVLTLAQLLDLTVKAGRRVELAIETKHPIRSSGRLEAALLRMLGEYDLLPASPETSQVRIMSFSELAVRRVRQAAPAVPTVYLLERRLPLLGRLRRLPGGAPIAGPGIDLVRADPSLVTNLRAAGHRVHVWTVDEPADVELCLELGVEAIITNRPRQVLDQLGR, from the coding sequence ATGCCGCCCGTGCTGCCCGAGCGCTCGACCGTCAAGGTCGTCGCACACCGCGGCTCCTCCGCCGCCGAGCCCGAGCACACCCTCGCGGCCTACGCGCGGGCGATCGAGGAGGGCGCGGACGCGCTGGAGTGCGACGTCCGGCTGACCGCCGACGAGCAGCTGGTCTGCGTGCACGACCGGACGGTGGCCCGCACCTCGAACGGCACCGGCGTGGTCTCCACCATGACGCTGGCCCAGCTGGAGCAGCTGGACTTCGGCTCCTGGAAGACCGGCTCCGGCCCGCAGCCGGTGCTCACCCTGGCCCAGCTGCTCGACCTCACGGTCAAGGCCGGCCGCCGGGTCGAGCTGGCCATCGAGACCAAGCACCCGATCCGCAGCTCGGGCCGGCTGGAGGCCGCACTGCTGCGGATGCTCGGCGAGTACGACCTGCTCCCCGCCTCCCCCGAGACCTCCCAGGTCCGGATCATGAGCTTCTCCGAGCTGGCCGTCCGCCGGGTCCGCCAGGCCGCCCCGGCCGTCCCCACGGTCTACCTGCTCGAGCGCCGCCTCCCGCTGCTAGGGCGCCTGCGCCGCCTCCCCGGCGGCGCCCCGATCGCCGGCCCCGGCATCGACCTGGTCCGCGCCGATCCCTCCCTGGTCACCAACCTGCGTGCCGCCGGCCACCGCGTCCACGTCTGGACCGTCGACGAGCCCGCCGACGTCGAGCTCTGCCTCGAACTCGGCGTCGAGGCCATCATCACCAACCGCCCCCGCCAGGTCCTCGACCAGCTGGGCCGCTAG
- a CDS encoding ATP-binding protein: MVAHEVPATSTLAVPHGPASVGVARRRLRRDLGDRAIPDTVIDDAVLILSELLSNSCRYARPLGRLCDLDLDAPGAVLVGAHSPTRRPAPCADGEWESGGVLVSWQMHRDGSLTLEVTDGGSATRPVPARPSLTSRGGRGLSIVGRLASDWGVRDAPGQVTVWAALATTGAHEGTEARSA; the protein is encoded by the coding sequence ATGGTGGCGCACGAGGTGCCGGCTACATCGACGCTGGCCGTGCCGCACGGGCCCGCCAGCGTCGGGGTCGCCAGGCGGCGGCTGCGCCGTGATCTGGGTGACCGCGCGATACCCGACACGGTCATTGACGACGCCGTACTGATCCTTTCCGAGCTGCTGAGCAATTCCTGTCGCTACGCGCGTCCGCTCGGGCGCCTCTGCGATCTCGATCTGGACGCTCCCGGCGCAGTTCTGGTGGGGGCGCACTCGCCCACCAGAAGGCCCGCGCCGTGCGCGGACGGGGAGTGGGAATCCGGTGGAGTGCTGGTGAGTTGGCAGATGCACCGGGACGGCTCGCTGACCCTGGAGGTCACCGACGGCGGCTCGGCCACCCGGCCGGTGCCCGCCCGGCCCTCGCTCACCTCGCGCGGCGGCCGCGGCCTGAGCATCGTCGGGCGGCTGGCCAGTGACTGGGGCGTCCGGGACGCGCCGGGGCAGGTCACCGTCTGGGCGGCGCTGGCCACCACCGGGGCCCACGAGGGCACCGAGGCGCGCAGCGCCTGA
- a CDS encoding DUF5926 family protein: MAKKAAKKSPQRQSTPVTSGEIPVVGAREDCPCGSGRRYKACHGREAAHAVQELVHRPFEGLPGEADWVALRELVPAATVPLTLAAGVAEGAVGEVPSVTLATVLPLAWPALRRQDGSILLGLQTQSSSGDLSRDLGDALELALATEPGTPVAARRTAPGGRRLQELLDLTAEFTPAVHTGFEFWLEDAESATGEVAASLERANASAIPTEKISSVPHAYWCKAADKNHLRWVMTVPEEQLLDALARLTAADRSSLGADTRLVGSFRAHGLTVPVWDLPSEMTADECEKPAAEFAERLAETLAGLADSPLTAEERRARANLVNRQVTLN; the protein is encoded by the coding sequence ATGGCCAAGAAGGCCGCGAAGAAGTCGCCGCAGCGCCAGTCCACCCCCGTGACCTCGGGTGAGATCCCCGTCGTCGGCGCGCGGGAGGACTGCCCCTGCGGCTCGGGCCGCCGGTACAAGGCGTGCCACGGCCGGGAGGCCGCCCACGCGGTGCAGGAGCTGGTGCACCGCCCGTTCGAGGGCCTGCCGGGCGAGGCCGACTGGGTCGCGCTGCGCGAGCTGGTGCCCGCCGCGACCGTCCCGCTGACGCTGGCCGCCGGGGTGGCGGAGGGCGCCGTCGGCGAGGTGCCCTCGGTGACGCTGGCCACCGTGCTGCCGCTGGCCTGGCCGGCGCTGCGCCGCCAGGACGGCTCGATCCTGCTCGGCCTGCAGACCCAGTCCTCCTCCGGCGACCTGAGCCGCGACCTGGGCGACGCGCTGGAGCTGGCCCTGGCCACCGAGCCGGGTACCCCCGTGGCCGCCCGCCGGACCGCCCCGGGCGGCCGCCGCCTGCAGGAACTCCTGGACCTGACGGCCGAGTTCACCCCCGCCGTGCACACCGGCTTCGAGTTCTGGCTGGAGGACGCGGAGAGCGCCACCGGCGAGGTGGCCGCCTCCCTGGAGCGGGCCAACGCCTCGGCCATCCCGACCGAGAAGATCTCCAGCGTGCCGCACGCCTACTGGTGCAAGGCCGCCGACAAGAACCACCTGCGCTGGGTCATGACGGTGCCCGAGGAGCAGCTGCTCGACGCGCTGGCCCGGCTCACCGCCGCCGACCGCTCCTCGCTCGGTGCGGACACCCGCCTGGTCGGCTCCTTCCGCGCGCACGGCCTGACCGTGCCGGTCTGGGACCTGCCCTCGGAGATGACCGCCGACGAGTGCGAGAAGCCTGCCGCGGAGTTCGCCGAGCGCCTGGCCGAGACCCTCGCGGGCCTGGCCGACAGCCCGCTCACGGCCGAGGAGCGCCGGGCCCGGGCCAACCTGGTGAACCGTCAGGTCACCCTGAACTGA
- a CDS encoding bifunctional DNA primase/polymerase, protein MPHQRLPRLSWPSTFRRARPRWGGLRLPGARRRARAALLATALASAARGWPVVPGAYGVPGLLGCCSCGDPCCPSPGAHPHDPPLLAASTDPRMVAWWWGERSPESSVLVATGRTVCGVSLPAEAGVRALEWFRLHGVPIGPVLATPTRYVLLVAPYTLEELGELLAEQAWVPGSLRYHGPDGFLVLPPSRTGAGPVRWLRPPVEERPWLPQVATLLGALIAASTATSGGSRLAF, encoded by the coding sequence ATGCCGCACCAGCGCCTCCCCCGGTTGAGTTGGCCGAGCACCTTCCGCCGCGCCCGTCCGCGCTGGGGCGGGCTCCGGCTGCCCGGCGCGCGGCGCCGGGCCCGGGCCGCATTGCTCGCCACCGCACTGGCCTCGGCGGCCCGCGGCTGGCCGGTGGTGCCCGGCGCGTACGGGGTGCCCGGGCTGCTCGGCTGCTGCTCCTGCGGCGACCCCTGCTGCCCCTCGCCGGGCGCCCACCCGCACGATCCGCCGCTGCTCGCGGCCAGCACCGACCCCCGGATGGTGGCCTGGTGGTGGGGCGAGCGCAGCCCGGAGTCCTCGGTGCTGGTGGCCACTGGGCGGACGGTCTGCGGGGTGAGCCTGCCGGCCGAGGCGGGGGTGCGGGCGCTGGAGTGGTTCCGGCTGCACGGGGTGCCGATCGGGCCGGTGCTGGCCACCCCCACCCGGTACGTGCTGCTGGTCGCGCCGTACACGCTGGAGGAGTTGGGCGAACTGCTGGCCGAGCAGGCCTGGGTGCCGGGCTCGCTGCGCTACCACGGGCCGGACGGCTTCCTGGTGCTGCCGCCCTCGCGGACGGGGGCCGGGCCGGTGCGCTGGCTGCGGCCGCCGGTGGAGGAGCGGCCCTGGCTGCCCCAGGTCGCCACGTTGCTGGGGGCGTTGATCGCGGCCAGTACGGCCACCTCGGGCGGCAGTCGGCTGGCGTTCTGA
- a CDS encoding PP2C family protein-serine/threonine phosphatase, translating into MTDAKPLDLPRSGDLPRALVPAATRGAERLQDRLAGHPSEYPAAEQPTGEQPGTADEPTADYAALHEHTGRLATARGLADTLDAVLASGAELLGARRGLITTTARGAARAVGLGLDRAGLGALETVPAEHGPFAGLLSESGEPGRLLIADLAADPAADPAVTPRLREVAAQLGLGACYALPLATPADGPLAAAVWFYDQATEPEPGRRRLLQLYCDLAAPLLATQLAADRARQSTEALRRGLLPDRLPAVPGLRLAARCVPAGLDHAIGSDWYDAIALPDGSVGLTVGSVLGDGPGAGPDSAPGAATAMGRLRSALRAYAVLEGEDPVSVLGDLELLLKTTEPTRSATAVYAWVEPDEHRITLAGAGHCPPVLVTRYGANFVETSLSAPLGMLSCWEAPRVELGAERGDLLLLYTEGLARRFGATLHAGQTALRRAAADAPRDVRHDPELFCDHLLSVCGEPEGAATDDLVVLAARFE; encoded by the coding sequence ATGACCGACGCCAAGCCGCTCGACCTGCCGAGGAGCGGCGACCTGCCGAGGGCGCTGGTACCGGCCGCCACCCGCGGCGCGGAGCGCCTGCAGGACCGTTTGGCCGGACACCCGTCCGAATACCCGGCGGCCGAGCAGCCGACCGGCGAACAGCCGGGCACTGCGGACGAGCCGACGGCCGACTACGCGGCCCTGCACGAGCACACCGGCCGGCTCGCCACCGCCCGGGGCCTGGCCGACACCCTGGACGCCGTGCTCGCCTCCGGCGCGGAGCTGCTCGGCGCCCGGCGCGGCCTGATCACCACCACGGCGCGCGGCGCCGCCCGCGCCGTCGGGCTCGGGCTGGACCGCGCCGGGCTCGGCGCGCTGGAGACCGTGCCGGCCGAACACGGCCCGTTCGCAGGGCTGTTGAGCGAGAGCGGGGAGCCCGGACGGCTGCTGATCGCCGACCTCGCGGCCGATCCGGCCGCCGACCCCGCCGTCACCCCCCGGCTGCGCGAGGTGGCCGCCCAGCTCGGCCTCGGCGCCTGCTACGCCCTCCCGCTGGCCACCCCGGCGGACGGCCCGCTGGCCGCCGCCGTCTGGTTCTACGACCAGGCCACCGAGCCCGAGCCCGGCCGCCGCCGGCTGCTCCAGCTCTACTGCGACCTGGCCGCCCCGCTGCTCGCCACCCAGCTGGCCGCCGACCGCGCCCGGCAGTCCACCGAGGCGCTCCGGCGCGGCCTGCTGCCGGACCGGCTGCCCGCCGTGCCCGGCCTGCGGCTGGCCGCCCGCTGCGTGCCCGCCGGTCTCGACCACGCGATCGGCAGCGACTGGTACGACGCGATCGCCCTGCCCGACGGCTCGGTGGGCCTCACCGTGGGCAGCGTGCTAGGCGACGGCCCGGGCGCCGGGCCGGATTCGGCCCCCGGCGCGGCCACCGCGATGGGAAGGCTGCGCTCGGCGCTGCGCGCGTACGCCGTGCTGGAGGGCGAGGACCCGGTCTCGGTGCTCGGCGACCTCGAGCTGCTGCTCAAGACCACCGAGCCGACCCGCTCGGCCACCGCCGTCTACGCCTGGGTCGAGCCCGACGAGCACCGGATCACCCTGGCCGGGGCCGGCCACTGCCCGCCGGTGCTGGTCACCCGCTACGGCGCCAACTTCGTGGAGACCTCGCTCTCCGCCCCGCTCGGCATGCTCAGCTGCTGGGAGGCGCCCCGGGTGGAGCTCGGCGCCGAGCGCGGCGACCTGCTGCTGCTCTACACCGAGGGCCTGGCCCGCCGCTTCGGCGCCACCCTGCACGCCGGGCAGACCGCCCTGCGGCGGGCCGCCGCCGACGCCCCGCGCGACGTGCGGCACGACCCGGAGCTGTTCTGCGACCACCTGCTGAGCGTCTGCGGCGAGCCCGAGGGCGCGGCCACCGACGACCTGGTGGTGCTCGCCGCCCGCTTCGAGTGA
- a CDS encoding aminopeptidase P family protein encodes MTEDRTPAAGDNPEGAVDSDADEPIKGRKNGLYDGVSDELAASMKSGWGDTELRDLRPIEQAAHTAARRAALSAAFPGERLVVPAGNLRTRSNDTEYSFRAASEYVHLTGNQTEDALLVAEPAGQGHEFTLYLLPRSDRENGEFWLDGQGELWVGRRHSLAESAALYGLPTRDVRKAAEELAAASDVPTRIVRGYDAGLESALAEQLDEDRDQELKVFLSGLRLVKDEWEIGQLRAACEATVKGFTDVVRELSQAVATSERWIEGTFWRRARVEGNDIGYGSICAAGAHATTLHWVRNDGEVRPGELLLLDAGVETHTLYTADVTRTLPIDGTFNPLQRKIYQAVYDAQEAGIAAVRPGGRFRDFHDAAQRVLAERLLEWGLLDSAAYDVDKVLELGLQRRWTLHGTGHMLGLDVHDCAHSRREQHVDALLVPGMCLTVEPGLYFQQDDLTVPEEYRGIGIRIEDDILVTPEGNENLSAGLPRTVEAIEAWMADLAG; translated from the coding sequence GTGACCGAGGACCGTACCCCGGCGGCAGGCGACAACCCCGAAGGCGCCGTGGACAGCGACGCGGACGAGCCGATCAAGGGCCGCAAGAACGGCCTCTACGACGGCGTGTCCGACGAGCTCGCGGCTTCGATGAAGTCCGGCTGGGGCGACACCGAGCTGCGCGACCTCCGGCCGATCGAGCAGGCCGCCCACACCGCGGCCCGCCGCGCCGCGCTCTCCGCCGCCTTCCCCGGCGAGCGCCTGGTGGTGCCCGCCGGCAACCTGCGGACCCGCTCCAACGACACCGAGTACTCCTTCCGCGCCGCCAGCGAGTACGTGCACCTCACCGGCAACCAGACCGAGGACGCCCTCCTGGTCGCCGAGCCGGCCGGGCAGGGCCACGAGTTCACCCTCTACCTGCTGCCGCGCTCCGACCGCGAGAACGGCGAGTTCTGGCTGGACGGCCAGGGCGAGCTCTGGGTGGGCCGCCGGCACAGCCTGGCCGAGTCGGCCGCGCTCTACGGCCTGCCGACCCGGGACGTGCGCAAGGCCGCCGAGGAGCTGGCCGCCGCCTCGGACGTGCCGACCCGGATCGTCCGGGGCTACGACGCGGGCCTGGAGTCCGCCCTCGCCGAGCAGCTGGACGAGGACCGCGACCAGGAGCTCAAGGTCTTCCTGAGCGGCCTGCGGCTGGTCAAGGACGAGTGGGAGATCGGGCAGCTGCGCGCCGCCTGCGAGGCCACCGTCAAGGGCTTCACCGACGTGGTCCGCGAGCTGAGCCAGGCCGTGGCCACCTCCGAGCGCTGGATCGAGGGCACCTTCTGGCGCCGCGCCCGCGTCGAGGGCAACGACATCGGCTACGGCTCGATCTGCGCGGCCGGCGCCCACGCCACCACCCTGCACTGGGTCCGCAACGACGGCGAGGTCCGCCCCGGCGAGCTCCTCCTCCTCGACGCGGGCGTGGAGACCCACACCCTCTACACCGCCGACGTGACCCGCACCCTCCCGATCGACGGCACCTTCAACCCGCTCCAGCGCAAGATCTACCAGGCCGTCTACGACGCCCAGGAGGCCGGCATCGCCGCCGTCCGCCCCGGCGGCCGCTTCCGCGACTTCCACGACGCCGCCCAGCGCGTGCTCGCCGAGCGTCTCCTGGAGTGGGGCCTGCTCGACTCCGCCGCCTACGACGTGGACAAGGTCCTCGAGCTCGGCCTCCAGCGCCGCTGGACCCTCCACGGCACCGGCCACATGCTCGGCCTGGACGTCCACGACTGCGCCCACTCCCGCCGCGAGCAGCACGTGGACGCCCTCCTCGTCCCGGGCATGTGCCTCACCGTCGAGCCCGGCCTCTACTTCCAGCAGGACGACCTGACCGTCCCCGAGGAGTACCGCGGCATCGGCATCCGCATCGAGGACGACATCCTCGTCACCCCCGAGGGCAACGAGAACCTCTCCGCCGGCCTCCCCCGCACGGTCGAGGCCATCGAAGCCTGGATGGCCGACCTGGCGGGCTGA